The Streptomyces sp. NBC_01197 genome window below encodes:
- a CDS encoding ABC transporter permease: MTVTASPTREETAPSPAAGRRLIDKVFKARELAVAAVLVVMLLVTQLSNSEFLSAQGIKDLLLNATMLVLVATGQAVVVITRNVDLSVGSVLGISAFAAGNYLQGGGSPLTAVLVAVALGALFGLLNGALVSFGKVPALVVTLGTLYIVRGIDSIWVGSRQITADALPDGFVGFGHNGIQVVPYLALLAVAVLLVVGYYLRSYRSGRDMYALGSSPEAASLAGIPVRRRIMTAYILCGALAGLAGALYLARFGNVDSATGNGYELTVVSAVVVGGVAFTGGSGSVYGAALGALLLTSINSVLPALGVSSVWVTAINGILLLLAIAVDRILALRVASVLRKQAAQMRSARHA; encoded by the coding sequence ATGACCGTGACCGCCTCGCCGACGCGCGAAGAGACCGCGCCCAGCCCCGCAGCGGGACGGCGACTGATCGACAAGGTGTTCAAGGCCCGCGAACTGGCCGTCGCCGCCGTACTCGTGGTGATGCTCCTCGTCACCCAGCTGTCGAACTCCGAGTTCCTGTCCGCGCAGGGCATCAAGGACCTGCTGCTCAATGCCACGATGCTGGTACTGGTCGCGACCGGCCAGGCCGTCGTGGTGATCACCCGCAACGTCGACCTGTCCGTCGGCTCCGTGCTCGGCATCAGCGCCTTCGCCGCCGGCAACTACCTTCAGGGCGGAGGCAGTCCGCTCACGGCGGTGCTCGTCGCGGTCGCTCTCGGCGCCCTCTTCGGCCTGCTCAACGGTGCCCTGGTCAGCTTCGGGAAGGTCCCCGCGCTCGTCGTGACACTCGGCACGCTCTACATCGTCCGGGGCATCGACTCGATCTGGGTCGGCTCCCGGCAGATCACCGCCGACGCCCTGCCCGACGGCTTCGTCGGCTTCGGCCACAACGGCATCCAGGTGGTGCCCTATCTGGCCCTGCTCGCTGTCGCCGTCCTGCTTGTCGTCGGTTACTACCTGCGCAGCTACCGCAGCGGACGCGACATGTACGCCCTCGGCTCCAGTCCCGAGGCCGCCTCCCTGGCGGGCATCCCTGTCCGTCGGCGGATCATGACGGCCTACATCCTGTGCGGTGCGCTGGCGGGACTGGCCGGGGCCCTGTACCTGGCCCGCTTCGGCAACGTCGATTCCGCTACGGGCAACGGCTACGAACTCACGGTCGTCAGCGCGGTCGTGGTCGGTGGCGTCGCCTTTACCGGCGGCTCGGGCAGCGTCTACGGCGCCGCACTCGGCGCTCTGCTGCTGACCTCCATCAACAGCGTCCTGCCCGCGCTCGGGGTCAGTTCCGTCTGGGTCACCGCGATCAACGGAATTCTGCTGCTTCTCGCCATCGCCGTCGACCGGATCCTGGCACTGCGGGTGGCCTCAGTGCTTCGCAAGCAGGCCGCACAGATGAGGAGCGCCCGCCATGCCTGA
- a CDS encoding sugar ABC transporter ATP-binding protein has protein sequence MTHPEPETPPVLALEGVSKSFGAVRALRGVSLRLYAGEAHALAGENGAGKSTLIKTLAGVHRPDTGTVLLDDEPVEFHGPADARDAGVAVIYQEPTLFPDLSVAENIFVGRQPSRSLGRVDHRAVKKAAADLFARLGVDLDPDQPARGLSIADQQLVEIAKALSFDARVLIMDEPTAALTGSEVARLFGVVKTLREQGAAVLFISHRLEEIFELCQRVTTLRDGALISSEPLEGLTEDDLVRRMVGRDLDELYPKQATEVGEVALTVRRLTREGVFTDVSFEVRRGEIVGLAGLVGAGRSEVARAVFGVDRFDGGEVEVLGRKLKPGAPSLAMGAGLALVPEDRRAQGLVMDMSIERNIGLTGFADTTRGGLMSRTAERSRAVDWAVKLQVKYARLADVVGTLSGGNQQKVVLAKWLATAPQVLIVDEPTRGIDVGTKAEVHRLLSSLAAGGVAVLMISSDLPEILGMADRVLVMYEGRLAAEIPRAEATEETVMAAATGRVIRGRNAA, from the coding sequence ATGACGCACCCTGAACCGGAGACACCTCCGGTGCTCGCGCTGGAGGGGGTGAGCAAGTCCTTCGGCGCGGTGCGGGCTCTCCGTGGAGTCAGCCTGCGGCTGTACGCCGGCGAAGCACATGCCCTGGCTGGCGAGAACGGCGCGGGCAAGTCGACGCTGATCAAGACACTCGCCGGCGTGCACCGGCCCGACACGGGCACCGTCCTTCTCGACGACGAGCCGGTCGAGTTCCACGGCCCCGCCGATGCCCGCGACGCCGGTGTCGCTGTGATCTATCAGGAGCCGACGCTCTTCCCCGACCTGTCCGTCGCCGAGAACATCTTCGTGGGACGGCAGCCGTCCCGTTCGCTCGGCCGGGTCGACCACCGGGCGGTCAAGAAGGCCGCCGCGGATCTGTTCGCCCGTCTCGGAGTGGACCTCGACCCCGACCAGCCGGCTCGCGGCCTGTCCATCGCCGATCAGCAACTGGTCGAGATCGCCAAGGCACTGTCCTTCGACGCCCGTGTCCTGATCATGGACGAGCCGACCGCAGCACTCACCGGCAGTGAGGTCGCCCGTCTCTTCGGCGTGGTCAAGACGCTGCGCGAACAAGGCGCGGCCGTGCTGTTCATCTCCCACCGCCTGGAGGAGATCTTCGAGCTGTGCCAGCGGGTCACCACCCTGCGCGACGGCGCCTTGATCAGCAGCGAGCCGCTGGAGGGGCTCACCGAGGACGACTTGGTGCGCCGGATGGTCGGCCGGGACCTCGACGAGCTGTACCCCAAGCAAGCCACCGAGGTCGGGGAGGTGGCACTCACCGTGCGACGGCTGACCCGGGAGGGCGTCTTCACCGACGTCTCCTTCGAGGTACGACGCGGCGAGATCGTCGGCCTGGCCGGCCTGGTCGGTGCGGGACGCAGTGAAGTGGCACGGGCGGTCTTCGGCGTCGACCGGTTCGACGGCGGCGAGGTGGAGGTGCTCGGCAGGAAGTTGAAGCCCGGGGCGCCCAGTCTCGCGATGGGCGCGGGCCTCGCTCTCGTCCCGGAGGACCGCAGGGCCCAGGGGCTGGTGATGGACATGTCCATCGAGCGGAACATCGGGCTCACCGGCTTCGCCGACACCACGCGCGGCGGCCTGATGAGCCGCACGGCCGAGCGCAGCCGAGCCGTCGACTGGGCTGTGAAGCTCCAGGTCAAGTACGCGCGCCTGGCCGATGTCGTGGGCACACTCTCCGGCGGCAATCAGCAGAAGGTGGTCCTTGCCAAGTGGCTCGCGACCGCCCCACAGGTGCTGATCGTCGACGAACCGACACGCGGCATCGACGTCGGCACCAAGGCCGAGGTGCACCGGCTGCTGTCCTCGCTCGCGGCCGGGGGCGTGGCCGTACTGATGATCTCGTCCGACCTGCCGGAAATCCTCGGCATGGCCGACCGTGTGCTCGTCATGTACGAGGGCCGACTGGCCGCCGAGATCCCCCGGGCCGAGGCCACCGAGGAAACCGTGATGGCGGCGGCCACCGGCCGTGTGATCCGAGGAAGGAACGCGGCATGA
- the rhaI gene encoding L-rhamnose isomerase translates to MPDIDAVKAALTEQRIETPSWGYGNSGTRFKVFAQDGVPRTPFEKLDDAARVHEFTGVAPKVSLHIPWDKVEDYAALATHAKERGLELGAVNSNTFQDDDYKLGSVCHPDPRVRRKAVEHLLECVDIMDATGSKDLKLWFADGTNYPGQDDIVARQDRLAESLATVYQRLGDDQRMLLEYKFFEPAFYTTDVPDWGTSYVQCLKLGDKAQVVVDTGHHAPGTNIEFIVALLLREGKLGGFDFNSRFYADDDLMVGSADPFQLFRILHEVAKNGGFEKETNVAFMLDQCHNIEAKIPAVIRSVMNVQEATAKALLVDRDALAAAQRTGDVLTSNAVLMDAYNTDVRPLLRDLREEQGLRPDPVAAYRASGWQERIAAERVGGEQAGWGA, encoded by the coding sequence ATGCCTGACATCGACGCGGTGAAGGCCGCACTCACCGAGCAGCGGATCGAGACGCCGTCCTGGGGCTACGGCAACTCCGGCACCCGATTCAAGGTATTCGCTCAGGACGGCGTGCCCCGCACACCGTTCGAGAAGTTGGACGACGCCGCGCGCGTGCACGAGTTCACCGGCGTCGCGCCCAAGGTCTCGTTGCACATTCCCTGGGACAAGGTCGAGGACTACGCGGCTCTGGCCACGCACGCCAAGGAGCGCGGCCTGGAACTGGGAGCCGTCAACTCCAACACCTTCCAGGATGACGACTACAAGCTCGGCAGCGTCTGTCATCCGGACCCCAGGGTGCGGCGCAAGGCCGTCGAGCACCTGCTGGAGTGCGTCGACATCATGGACGCGACCGGGTCGAAAGATCTGAAACTCTGGTTCGCCGACGGCACCAACTATCCCGGTCAGGACGACATCGTGGCCCGTCAGGACCGCCTGGCGGAGTCCCTCGCCACGGTGTACCAGCGGCTGGGCGACGACCAGCGGATGCTGCTGGAGTACAAGTTCTTCGAGCCGGCCTTCTACACCACTGACGTCCCGGACTGGGGCACCTCGTACGTCCAGTGTCTGAAGCTGGGCGACAAGGCGCAGGTCGTCGTGGACACCGGTCATCATGCCCCGGGCACGAACATCGAGTTCATCGTCGCCCTCCTGCTGCGGGAGGGGAAGCTCGGCGGCTTCGACTTCAACTCGCGCTTCTACGCGGACGACGACCTGATGGTGGGCTCCGCGGACCCCTTCCAGCTTTTCCGGATCCTGCACGAGGTAGCCAAGAACGGCGGCTTCGAGAAGGAGACGAACGTGGCGTTCATGCTCGACCAGTGCCACAACATCGAGGCGAAGATCCCGGCGGTCATCCGCTCGGTGATGAACGTCCAGGAAGCCACCGCCAAGGCACTGCTGGTCGACCGCGATGCGCTCGCCGCGGCCCAGCGCACCGGTGATGTGCTCACTTCGAACGCCGTCCTGATGGACGCGTACAACACCGACGTGCGTCCCCTGCTCCGTGATCTGCGCGAGGAGCAGGGCCTGCGTCCGGACCCCGTCGCCGCCTACCGGGCCTCCGGCTGGCAGGAGCGGATCGCGGCCGAGCGTGTGGGCGGCGAACAGGCCGGCTGGGGAGCCTGA
- a CDS encoding bifunctional aldolase/short-chain dehydrogenase → MATAHPEVSTLLERSNRLGSDARNTNYAGGNTSAKGSGTDPVTGGPAELMWVKGSGGDLGTLTEAGLAVLRLDRLRALVDVYPGVEREDEMVAAFDYCLHGKGGAAPSIDTAMHALVDAPHVDHLHPDSGIALACAADGEKLTEDCFGSSVVWVPWRRPGFQLGLDIAAIKEANPQAIGCVLGGHGITAWGDTGQECERNSLHIIRTAQAFLTECGRPEPFGPVIEGYGALPEAERQERAAALAPYVRAIASQDRPQVGHFTSSDTVLDFLARTEHPRLAALGTSCPDHFLRTKVRPLVLDLPPAAPVEEAVARLKELHTAYREEYAAYYQRHAGAGTPAMRGADPAIVLVPGVGMFSFGKDKQTARVAGEFYINAINVMRGAEAVSAYAPIEESEKFRIEYWALEEAKLQRMPKPKPLATRVALVTGAGSGIGKAIARRLAAEGACVVVADLNTENAAAVAEELGGSDKAVAVTVDVTSEEQIAEAFRAAVLAFGGVDLVVNNAGISISKPLLETSAEDWDLQHDIMARGSFLVSREAARVMTAQGLGGDIVYITSKNAVFAGPNNIAYSATKADQAHQVRLLAAELGTHGIRVNGVNPDGVVRGSGIFAGGWGAQRAATYGVDEEKLGEFYAQRTLLKREVLPEHVANAVFALTGGDLTHTTGLHVPVDAGVAAAFLR, encoded by the coding sequence ATGGCCACCGCCCATCCCGAAGTCTCCACGCTCCTGGAGCGCTCCAACCGCCTCGGATCCGATGCCCGTAACACCAACTACGCCGGCGGCAATACGTCTGCGAAGGGCTCCGGAACCGACCCCGTGACCGGCGGACCTGCCGAGCTGATGTGGGTGAAGGGGTCCGGCGGTGACCTCGGGACGCTCACCGAGGCCGGGCTCGCCGTGCTGCGGCTGGACCGGCTGCGGGCACTCGTCGACGTGTATCCCGGCGTCGAGCGCGAGGACGAGATGGTCGCCGCTTTCGACTACTGTCTGCACGGCAAGGGCGGTGCCGCGCCCTCCATCGACACGGCGATGCACGCACTGGTCGACGCCCCGCACGTGGACCACCTGCACCCCGACTCGGGGATCGCGCTCGCCTGCGCCGCCGACGGGGAGAAGCTGACCGAGGACTGTTTCGGCAGCAGCGTGGTGTGGGTTCCGTGGCGGCGGCCCGGATTCCAGCTCGGTCTCGACATCGCCGCGATCAAGGAGGCCAACCCGCAGGCCATCGGGTGCGTCCTGGGAGGCCACGGGATCACCGCCTGGGGCGACACCGGCCAGGAGTGCGAGCGCAACTCGCTGCACATCATCCGCACGGCCCAGGCCTTCCTCACCGAGTGCGGCAGGCCCGAGCCGTTCGGTCCGGTGATCGAGGGGTACGGTGCGCTGCCCGAGGCCGAGCGGCAGGAGCGGGCCGCGGCTCTCGCACCGTACGTCCGGGCGATCGCCTCCCAGGACCGGCCGCAGGTGGGGCACTTCACCAGCTCGGACACAGTCCTGGACTTCCTGGCCCGCACCGAGCACCCGCGGCTCGCCGCACTCGGCACCTCCTGCCCCGACCACTTCCTGCGCACCAAGGTCCGGCCGCTTGTCCTCGACCTGCCGCCGGCGGCCCCGGTGGAGGAGGCTGTGGCCAGGCTGAAGGAACTGCACACCGCCTACCGCGAGGAGTACGCCGCTTACTACCAGCGGCATGCCGGGGCCGGCACACCCGCCATGCGCGGCGCCGACCCGGCGATCGTGCTCGTGCCCGGCGTGGGCATGTTCTCCTTCGGCAAGGACAAGCAGACCGCCCGGGTGGCCGGCGAGTTCTACATCAACGCCATCAACGTCATGCGTGGCGCGGAGGCGGTGTCGGCGTACGCGCCGATCGAGGAGTCGGAGAAGTTCCGCATCGAGTACTGGGCGCTGGAGGAGGCCAAGCTCCAGCGGATGCCCAAGCCGAAGCCGCTGGCGACGCGGGTGGCCCTGGTGACCGGCGCGGGCAGCGGAATCGGAAAGGCCATCGCCCGGCGCCTGGCCGCTGAGGGTGCGTGCGTCGTCGTCGCCGACCTGAACACCGAGAACGCCGCCGCCGTGGCCGAGGAGCTCGGCGGGTCCGACAAGGCCGTCGCTGTCACGGTCGACGTGACGTCCGAGGAACAGATCGCGGAGGCATTCAGGGCCGCCGTGCTCGCCTTCGGCGGCGTCGACCTCGTCGTCAACAACGCCGGCATCTCCATCTCCAAGCCGCTGCTGGAGACCTCCGCCGAGGACTGGGATCTCCAGCACGACATCATGGCCCGCGGTTCCTTCCTCGTCTCGCGCGAGGCGGCGCGGGTGATGACCGCGCAGGGGCTGGGCGGCGACATCGTCTACATCACCTCGAAGAACGCCGTCTTCGCCGGCCCGAACAACATCGCCTACTCCGCCACCAAGGCGGACCAGGCCCATCAAGTGCGGCTGCTGGCAGCCGAGTTGGGTACACACGGAATCCGGGTCAACGGGGTCAACCCGGACGGAGTGGTACGCGGCTCGGGAATCTTCGCAGGCGGCTGGGGCGCCCAGCGCGCCGCCACGTACGGCGTCGACGAGGAGAAGCTCGGCGAGTTCTACGCCCAGCGGACCCTGCTCAAGCGGGAGGTGCTGCCGGAGCACGTCGCCAACGCAGTATTCGCGCTGACCGGCGGAGATCTGACCCACACCACGGGCCTGCACGTCCCGGTCGACGCCGGTGTCGCGGCTGCCTTCCTCCGCTGA
- a CDS encoding rhamnulokinase, with translation MSIGTPGFAPPACFAAADLGATSGRVILGDLSPGRLELTELNRFENTPVRLPDGLHWDALALYQGVVDGLRAASRATDGCLTSIGVDSWAVDYGLLAADGGLLGPPFHYRDSRTDTAAESVWSKIGPEELYRITGLQHLPFNTVFQLASAAGRPQLHAARTLLLIPDLLTHWLTGSMGTEETNASTTGLFDVHTGTWSGDVLNALSLDPSLLPPLRSPGDPAGTLLPHVAEYTGLDPATPVTTVASHDTASAVAAVPATEPHFAYISCGTWSLAGLELETPVVNEASREANFTNERGIDGTIRYLRNVMGMWLLEECRRTWAAHGRPTHLPALLADAARAQPFACIIDPDAPEFLPPGDMPERIAAYCRRTGQPVPRGEGPMVRCILESLALAHRRTLRQAAELANRDISQIHLVGGGSRNELLCQFTADATGLPVIAGPTEATALGNILVQARAAHRVGDLHDMRQLVARTQELRHYTPRGKQAAWNAAEARIAQPGKEL, from the coding sequence ATGTCCATCGGCACACCCGGCTTTGCGCCCCCCGCCTGCTTCGCTGCGGCCGATCTGGGCGCTACCAGCGGGCGCGTCATCCTCGGTGATCTCTCACCGGGCCGCCTCGAACTCACCGAGCTGAACCGATTCGAGAACACACCGGTACGGCTCCCCGACGGGTTGCACTGGGACGCACTCGCCCTCTATCAGGGCGTGGTCGACGGGCTGCGCGCAGCCTCCCGCGCCACTGACGGATGCCTGACCTCGATCGGTGTGGACAGCTGGGCCGTGGACTACGGACTTCTCGCTGCCGACGGTGGCCTGTTGGGCCCCCCTTTCCACTACCGGGACAGCCGTACGGACACCGCAGCCGAGAGTGTCTGGTCCAAGATCGGGCCGGAGGAGCTGTACCGGATCACCGGGCTGCAGCATCTGCCCTTCAACACCGTCTTCCAGCTCGCCTCTGCCGCAGGCAGGCCCCAGCTCCACGCCGCACGCACCCTGCTGCTCATCCCTGACCTGCTGACGCACTGGCTTACCGGGTCCATGGGCACCGAGGAGACCAACGCCTCCACCACCGGACTCTTCGACGTTCACACCGGGACCTGGTCGGGCGACGTACTCAACGCCCTGTCTCTGGACCCCTCACTGCTGCCGCCGCTGCGCTCCCCCGGTGATCCGGCCGGAACCCTGCTGCCCCACGTGGCCGAGTACACCGGTCTGGACCCCGCCACCCCCGTGACGACGGTCGCTTCCCACGACACGGCGTCCGCGGTGGCCGCGGTCCCCGCCACCGAGCCCCACTTCGCATACATCTCCTGCGGCACCTGGTCGCTGGCCGGGCTCGAACTGGAAACACCCGTAGTCAACGAGGCGTCCCGCGAGGCGAACTTCACCAACGAGCGCGGCATCGACGGGACCATCCGTTACCTGCGCAACGTCATGGGAATGTGGCTGTTGGAGGAGTGCCGGCGCACCTGGGCGGCCCATGGCCGGCCGACGCACCTCCCGGCGCTGCTCGCCGACGCCGCCCGGGCCCAGCCGTTCGCCTGCATCATCGACCCCGACGCGCCGGAGTTCCTGCCGCCCGGTGACATGCCGGAACGGATCGCGGCATACTGCCGCCGCACAGGACAGCCCGTCCCCCGGGGTGAGGGCCCCATGGTCCGCTGCATCCTGGAAAGCCTGGCGCTGGCTCACCGGCGCACCCTGCGCCAAGCCGCGGAGCTCGCCAACCGCGACATCAGTCAGATCCACCTGGTCGGCGGTGGCTCCCGCAACGAACTGCTGTGCCAGTTCACCGCAGACGCCACCGGGTTGCCCGTGATCGCCGGTCCCACTGAGGCCACCGCACTGGGCAACATCCTCGTCCAGGCCCGCGCCGCACACCGTGTCGGCGACCTGCACGACATGCGTCAACTCGTCGCCCGCACACAGGAGCTGCGCCACTACACGCCCCGCGGGAAACAGGCGGCCTGGAACGCGGCAGAAGCTCGTATCGCCCAGCCGGGAAAGGAGCTGTGA
- a CDS encoding (Fe-S)-binding protein, whose amino-acid sequence MRVALFATCVNDAIYPSTAIATVKVLERLGVSVDFPAAQTCCGQPQFNTGYRRETEPLVRRMGRAFEGYDYIVTPSGSCVAMVRDNYPRVARRSGNEELTRAARSLVPRTYELTEFLVDVLGVTDTGAYYPHKVTYHPSCHGLRMLALGDRPYRLLRNVEGLELVELPAADECCGFGGTFAVKNPDVSAAMGADKVRNARSTAADVLCGADNSCLMHIGGILRRQDAPQRAIHIAEILASTEEEPLV is encoded by the coding sequence ATGCGTGTAGCCCTGTTCGCCACGTGCGTCAATGACGCGATCTACCCGTCCACGGCCATCGCCACGGTGAAAGTACTCGAACGACTGGGAGTGAGCGTGGACTTCCCCGCTGCCCAGACGTGCTGCGGACAACCGCAATTCAATACGGGCTACCGCCGCGAAACTGAGCCCCTGGTGCGCCGCATGGGCCGGGCCTTTGAGGGATACGACTACATCGTGACCCCCTCAGGGTCCTGTGTGGCAATGGTCCGGGACAATTATCCTCGCGTCGCGCGCAGGAGCGGAAACGAGGAACTGACCCGGGCCGCACGGTCGCTGGTTCCGAGAACGTACGAGCTGACCGAATTCCTGGTGGACGTACTGGGTGTGACAGACACCGGCGCCTACTACCCGCACAAGGTGACCTACCACCCGTCCTGTCACGGCCTGCGCATGCTGGCCCTGGGTGACAGGCCCTACCGGTTGCTGCGCAACGTCGAGGGGCTGGAGCTCGTGGAGCTGCCCGCGGCCGACGAATGCTGTGGCTTTGGCGGCACCTTTGCCGTGAAGAATCCCGATGTCTCCGCGGCAATGGGCGCGGACAAGGTACGCAATGCCCGGTCCACCGCCGCAGACGTGCTGTGCGGCGCCGACAATTCCTGTCTGATGCACATCGGCGGCATCCTCCGCCGCCAGGACGCTCCGCAGCGTGCCATTCATATCGCGGAGATCCTTGCCAGCACGGAAGAGGAGCCGCTGGTATGA
- a CDS encoding LutB/LldF family L-lactate oxidation iron-sulfur protein, with protein MSGTFIGMPTFPQAARGAVHDVTLRANLRHATHTIRAKREKAVSELSDWAALREAGKRIKDHTLRHLDRYLVQVEETVTAAGGIVHWAADADEANRIVTRLVKETGESEVVKVKSMATQEIGLNEALEAEGIAAYETDLAELIVQLGKDRPSHILVPAIHRNRAEIRDIFRAEMGEWGRPAPDGLTDTPAELAEAARLHLREKFLRAKVGISGANFVVAETGTLVVVESEGNGRMCLTLPETLISVVGIEKIVPAWQDLEVFLQTLPRSSTAERMNPYTSTWTGTTDEDGPRAFHLVLLDNGRTDTLADEVGRQALRCIRCSACLNVCPVYERAGGHAYGSVYPGPIGAILTPQLRGTTSEIDASLPYASSLCGACYEVCPVAIDIPEVLVHLRERVADEGGRGHRLEKAAIRAAGWVLNHPGALAAGERVAAKTRRFHPKKLPGPGAGQWTNSRDLPPMPAEPFRDWWRKNRP; from the coding sequence ATGAGTGGAACATTCATCGGTATGCCGACCTTCCCGCAGGCCGCCCGCGGGGCGGTCCACGATGTGACGCTGCGCGCCAATCTGCGCCATGCCACTCACACCATTCGTGCCAAGCGGGAGAAGGCAGTGTCGGAGCTCTCCGACTGGGCGGCCCTGCGCGAGGCCGGCAAGCGCATCAAAGACCACACACTCCGGCATCTCGACCGCTATCTCGTGCAGGTGGAGGAGACGGTCACGGCGGCGGGTGGCATCGTCCACTGGGCCGCCGACGCGGACGAGGCCAACCGCATCGTGACGCGGCTGGTGAAGGAGACCGGCGAGTCGGAGGTCGTCAAGGTCAAGTCGATGGCCACGCAGGAGATCGGCCTCAACGAGGCCCTCGAAGCGGAGGGTATCGCCGCCTACGAGACCGATCTCGCCGAATTGATCGTGCAGTTGGGCAAGGACCGGCCGTCGCACATCCTGGTGCCGGCGATCCACCGCAACCGCGCCGAGATCCGGGACATCTTCCGTGCCGAGATGGGCGAGTGGGGCCGGCCGGCGCCCGACGGACTGACCGACACGCCAGCCGAGCTCGCGGAGGCGGCGCGGCTGCACCTGCGGGAGAAGTTTCTGCGCGCCAAGGTCGGCATCTCGGGTGCCAACTTCGTGGTCGCAGAGACCGGCACACTGGTGGTGGTGGAGTCCGAGGGCAACGGGCGGATGTGCCTCACCCTGCCCGAGACCCTGATCTCGGTCGTGGGCATCGAGAAGATCGTGCCGGCCTGGCAGGACCTGGAGGTCTTCCTGCAGACCCTCCCCCGCTCCTCGACCGCCGAGCGCATGAATCCGTACACCTCCACCTGGACCGGCACCACCGACGAGGACGGCCCGCGCGCCTTCCACCTCGTCCTGCTGGACAACGGCCGCACCGACACCCTCGCCGACGAGGTCGGCCGCCAGGCACTGCGCTGCATCCGCTGCTCGGCCTGCCTGAACGTCTGCCCGGTGTACGAGCGGGCCGGCGGCCACGCCTACGGGTCGGTGTACCCGGGCCCGATCGGCGCCATCCTGACTCCGCAACTGCGGGGCACTACAAGCGAGATCGACGCCTCTCTGCCCTATGCGTCGTCCCTCTGCGGAGCCTGTTACGAGGTGTGCCCGGTCGCCATCGACATCCCGGAGGTGCTGGTCCATCTGCGGGAACGAGTAGCCGATGAGGGCGGTCGGGGACACCGCCTGGAAAAGGCTGCGATCAGAGCAGCCGGATGGGTCCTCAACCATCCGGGCGCACTCGCCGCCGGCGAGCGCGTCGCCGCGAAGACACGCAGGTTTCACCCCAAGAAGCTACCCGGGCCAGGTGCCGGTCAGTGGACGAACAGCCGTGACCTGCCGCCCATGCCGGCCGAACCGTTCCGCGACTGGTGGAGAAAGAACCGCCCATGA
- a CDS encoding LutC/YkgG family protein, translating into MTTEPDSRERILARVRSALSHNADAHNADAHNASASAGIECDYLTSHTADEPATVLDLLHENLVDYRAVVRRCAATELPGVIGELLGRHGARSVAVPEGLPAPWLSMTHVEQHHDSVGCRLPPKQLDAIDAVITGCALAIAETGTIVLDTGPGQGRRALTLVPDLHICVVRAPDQVVASVPQAMPRLDPARPLTWISGPSATSDIELDRVEGVHGPRRLEVVLLSVS; encoded by the coding sequence ATGACGACCGAGCCCGACTCCCGCGAACGCATCCTTGCCCGGGTCCGCAGCGCTCTCTCCCACAACGCCGACGCCCACAACGCCGACGCCCACAACGCTTCGGCCTCCGCCGGCATCGAATGCGACTACCTCACCTCCCACACGGCCGACGAGCCGGCCACCGTGCTCGACCTGCTGCACGAGAACCTTGTCGACTACCGGGCCGTCGTCCGGCGCTGTGCGGCCACCGAGCTTCCAGGTGTGATCGGAGAGCTGCTCGGACGCCACGGTGCTCGCAGCGTCGCTGTCCCTGAGGGTCTGCCCGCGCCCTGGCTCTCCATGACACATGTCGAACAGCACCATGACAGCGTCGGCTGCCGACTCCCTCCGAAGCAGCTCGACGCCATCGACGCCGTCATCACCGGGTGCGCCCTGGCCATCGCCGAGACCGGGACGATCGTTCTCGATACCGGACCCGGCCAGGGCCGGCGCGCACTGACCCTCGTGCCCGACCTCCACATCTGTGTCGTACGGGCACCGGACCAGGTCGTCGCGTCCGTTCCGCAGGCCATGCCAAGGCTCGATCCGGCACGGCCACTCACCTGGATCTCAGGTCCATCGGCCACCAGCGATATCGAACTGGACCGTGTCGAAGGCGTGCATGGCCCACGTAGATTGGAGGTGGTCCTGCTCTCCGTCAGCTGA
- a CDS encoding GNAT family N-acetyltransferase codes for MAHTYPPLNVEVRTPRLTLAGASDELLERLVPLVQAGVADAEPWPFDDPISFYADSPEREWQWLRAIWAGRARVSPDSWRLYFAVLVDGEPVGMQDLIGRNFTRFGTVSSFSWLTPGSRGQGLGKEMRAAVLQLAFVGLGAREAGSDAFVDNEASNRVSRGLGYTPNGTDWDTRRGEPARIQQWRLTRDAWERVRRDDIELTGVEECLPVLGIGRGVPS; via the coding sequence GTGGCCCATACCTATCCCCCGCTGAACGTCGAAGTCCGCACGCCGCGCCTGACGCTGGCCGGCGCGTCCGACGAACTGCTGGAACGTCTCGTGCCGCTCGTACAGGCCGGGGTGGCCGACGCCGAGCCGTGGCCGTTCGACGACCCGATCTCCTTCTACGCCGACAGCCCCGAACGCGAATGGCAATGGCTGCGCGCCATCTGGGCCGGGCGCGCCCGGGTGAGCCCGGATTCCTGGCGGCTGTACTTCGCCGTGCTCGTCGACGGAGAACCGGTCGGCATGCAGGATCTCATCGGCAGGAACTTCACGCGGTTCGGCACGGTGTCCAGCTTCTCGTGGCTGACGCCGGGCAGCCGAGGACAGGGGCTCGGCAAGGAAATGCGGGCGGCGGTCCTGCAGTTGGCCTTCGTCGGGCTGGGCGCACGCGAAGCCGGCAGCGACGCCTTCGTCGACAACGAAGCGTCCAACCGCGTTTCCCGTGGCCTGGGTTACACACCGAACGGCACGGACTGGGACACCCGCCGCGGTGAGCCCGCGCGGATCCAGCAGTGGCGGCTCACTCGGGACGCCTGGGAACGGGTCCGCCGGGACGACATCGAGCTGACCGGCGTCGAGGAATGCCTGCCCGTCCTGGGCATTGGCCGGGGCGTACCGTCCTGA